A segment of the Mercurialis annua linkage group LG4, ddMerAnnu1.2, whole genome shotgun sequence genome:
GTCCCTTCTCCTTTCTTTCAGGTATTAAGTGGGGATGCCATACTCTCAAGATGTCAAAGATCAAGGAAGgattttgaaaaaagtttagGCCAAATTCAAACTATGGTTCCAACTATGTTAGCTGCTGAGGTTTGTCAAATGATATGCGTTCTAAGGTTTATTGTGtttgcctttttttttatcccatctggatgggaatgtGAATAAAGTGATGTGTTTTAAAGGAAAATTTTAGAAAACTTGCAATTACATTTATGCCTGTTGAAATTCTTTTGCCATCTTTTGCTAAGATGGCATCCAGCTGATTCTGCATAGTCGAAGCACTTTACAGAACTTATATACAAACTGTGCTGGTTATTTGTGTGCGCGtgtgtatttaattattttgtgaTGTTTCTCTTGAAATGGTGATGCAGTTAATCACCCAATAATTGTATAGAGTAATCTGTCTGTGATTCAATTTCCTAGAAAGAAACTGTACAAAGAGGGAGTTGAAAACACTGTTTTCTTGGCCATCTACTTTCAGTCTAGAACTATAATATATGTATTAACCTTACTGAATTCTTATTGCATGGGTAgcatttctttttcttcttatctCTAGTCTTTTCCTGTTTAAAATTGGGGTATTAGCTTACAAAAATCTTTGTCTGTGTTAATCTTTTCAGATTGGCTCATCTCTTTTCGCAACCATTTCGTGATACTCTTTATTTTTCTCCTCTCTTGACTATATTTATTTCTGTTATTTTCAGATCTCTCGTGTTATTGACGATCTAAATGGAGCTACGTTTGTGCTGGACCCTTCTGATGCTGAGGCTGGTAAAGCTGTACGTGAACTGATTCAGCAGGGCACTTCTGCATCTGATTCGGTGGATAATTTTGAAATGAGAACTCTTCAAGTTGCAGCCTTAAAGCTTCATATTACATCTCCAAAAGCCATATTGATAGAAAAAAGATCCATCAGGAAACTATTGGTTAGTGTCGGAGACAATGACCCTACCAAAAAGAAGATCCTAAAGTACCTTTTGTATTTGCTGAAGAAATATGGAAACTTGATTATGGAAGAGCACATAGAGAATTCCAAAGCTCAGGAATCAGCTACATTTGTAAGCTATGCCAATTCCTCTGAAAATAACCCACCTATTGAAGTAGGGTGCGGTATGGGGATTAAGCGGTCTGAGGCTTCAACTGATGTTCTAAGTAGTAGTATGCCTCCCGAAGAATTTAAGTGCCCCATATCTATGAGAGTGATGTATGATCCTGTTGTCATTGCTTCTGGACAAACATTTGAAAGGATGTGGATAGAGAAGTGGTTTAATGATGGGAATGATACATGcccaaaaacaaaaatgaaactgCCTCATCGCGTTTTGACCCCAAACAAAGCCATGAAAGACCTGATATCTAAATGGTGCGAGAAGTATGGAATTCCCATGTCTGACCCTAGCATTCAAGAATACGGTTTGCTGGATATTTCGTCAACGTCCATTGCTAGTTTAGGCATTTCTATGAATGATCTACACCTCCCCCTGGATATCAGCAGTGTATCTCTTGGGTCTTTAGATGCTAGTTACAGTTTAGATTCTTCACGAACTAAGGTTGCAGATAGTTCTAGCTTGATGTCAACATGGAAAACTGAAGATCTCCACAGATTCCAGTCTAATGAATGTACACAGGAGGCAGAATCCAAGTATTTGACTAGACTTTCTGAGCTTCAGTGGGACTTCCAAAGTAAACTTATTGAAGATGTCAAAGGATATTTGCAGTCTAGTGATCAAGCATGTCATTCTTTGTCATCTGAGAATTTTGTTGAACCTCTTATGAGGTATTTGAAGGATGCTTCTGAACAACGAGATGTTAAAGCTCAGCTGGCTGGATTACAATTATTACTTACATTTGCAAGTCAAAgcaggtaattttttttttctcagtGCTGCTAGTTATATAGTAGAGTTTTTTATCTGCTTCTTTGTATCTCGTTGATGGTTTCATTATTATCAGTATAGTTGTTCTTCTTTTTCTGTTTAACTTCTGTTTTTACTAATATTATTATATGTACAATTAAGTTTTTCACATTTACACAGCCTTCAGTGGCTTTAACAAAAAGAGTTTAGCTAAGAAGATGATGTCTGATGTATGGCCATGCTTTGAAGTTAATTTATCATCGTTGTTCTTCTCTTACTTTACAACTTTATTATTGCTTCATAAAAGTCTATACACATGTATGCATCCCGTTAGTGGCCCAAGGAGTTTTATATGATATCCGACAGCTTGGGTTAAACTTTCCTACAGATATTGTGGCAGAAGCTAATGTTCTTTATTGGCTTAATCTTTAATAAAACATGATAATTCAGATTTGAATAGCGaggaaaattaaaaagaaaaaaagactaAAGATCTCTTCTAAAGATCATACCTAGAATAGAACCGATTCAGGCATTCGTGCATAGCGTTTGTGAATAGAGTTAACACAACTAAAAGTAGCATATATCAATAAAACACATGTTGCTTTGAAGTTACTGCTTGAGGATAAGTGATTATATAATTTGAAGTGTTTGGacttttattgtttaaatttatttatttatgagatttttttaaaaaaatattttaactgttGGAGGAAGTCGTAGAAATGTTAAtgagttttaatatatattgtaACAGGGTGAATTACTATAACCCTGTTAAATTATAGTCAAGACTAGTTgtgtctttttttttaatcaaagggACTAGTCATATGTCTTCATCGTATAATCAATTTAAAGTTCAATTTTATCTTTTGTATAATGCTGGATTTTTATGTTGAACTTGTTTCATTAACAatgaaaataacaaataattttggaacaaaacattttcatattagaattttaaattttagataagAATCAAATAGTTTGTAAAAgttgaaaactaattaaaaagtttttgcatgtaaattaaataatagtCGTGCTCGTGTTTTTCTTATAAGTTTATTTCTGAATTGTCATTGAATTGCATGGCATTTGGGGTGGCTGTAGCTTCTGATTGATGTTTAGTTTCCATTTTGCATTGATATATGCAGAAGCCGAATATCGCTCTTGCATGAAGATGCATTTGATCTGCTGGCATCTTTCCTTGAATCTGAAGTAGTTAAAGAGGCTCTTGCGGTTTTGGAAGCAGTGTCCAGCCACTCATATTGCAGATCTAAAATCACAGCATCTGGTGCTCTTGTTCTTATAATAAAGATTCTTGACTCGCAGAGCAAAGAATTGCAGGAACGGGCTGTCAGAATTTTGCTTAATTTATCTTCAAACAGTGATATTTGtttagaaattataaatttggacTGCACCCAAAAGTTAGTTCCTTTCATAAACGACGGGAGTATTGCAAGACATTGTATAGTTCTACTGAAAAAATTTTGCGACGCTGAAGAGGGTAGGATCTCTGTTACAGAAACAAATGGATGCATTGCTTCCATTTCTCAACTGCTCGAAAGTGGCAGTCGTGAAGAACAGGAGCATGCAGTATCTCTACTTCTTACGCTATGCTCTCAGCGAGTTGAATATTGTCAGCTGGTGATGGATGAAGGTGTTATTCCTTCCCTTGTTGATATATCCATCAATGGAAATGAAAAGGGAAAGGCGAGCGCCTTAGAATTGCTTCGACAATTTAGAAACGTTCCATATGAAAACACACAAGAGTCCGTTGAATCTGATCCTGAAACCAAAAAAGATGCTGAAGAGCAACAACCGCAAGAAAAGAAATCATCTTCTAGGTTTTTCAGGAGACCAGTTTTCTCAAAACCTGGTTCTCTATTTACCAGAAAGGGGAGATGACCCTtggtttgtctttttttttcgtttttatcGAGCTAAAAGTAGTTGGTTTGTCGTTTAATTTATTCTAACACTAATTTCCAACAAGTAGAATTCTTAGGTTTGATCATTGATGTATAATTGATGTATATACTTGTgtgtattatttaaatgatggaTCCGCTGCCATGATCTGTCTGTAAATGTAACTGTACAGTTTGTATGATTGGTTAAATAGTACTAAATAGTCTTTGGCCTGGTCTTCTAGTTGAGCTTTAAGTTAGATGGTGTGCTAGTTTCTCTCTTCTAACAAAAGGCCTaattaccaaacaaaaaaaactttgTATATCTGAGAAAATGTCAAAAGACTTGATGTTTTACTGGCTAATAGAAGTTTATTTCAACTATGAGAATCATTTTTTGTTTTGCAAAACGTACATTCGAATTCCGGCATTTGTCTACTTTTGGAAATTATATAGACTTGATAATTGTGTCTGGtcacaattatttatttcaagtCCGGCCTGAGACTGCAATAAGTATGATTTTTATAGGCGGACTCGGGCTTTCATTAAAAAGTAATTTTCCATATAGGCCTGTAAAAATCCAGCCAAAGTCCTACAAACAAATTTACTGCACGAGCCGAAATTGGGTAGTAAATATGAAGTCTGAATCGGACTCAAATTTACATTAAAAATGTCAAGTTTAGTTAGACCCGTTCCGACCCCATCCAAGGCCGACACATGAACATGTTAAACATTATCAAGCTAAGAAAGATTATTGGCTCAATGAAAATGGGGTAAATGAATAATGCTGATCACTAAGCGAAGATTAAAATAACTTGTGTTAGTAATAGAATTTAATCTTAATAGACTCCCGGTTGCAAAATACAGAGAACTTAGACACTTATAATATAAGCTAAACTGTCTGAGGAAGTTATATCCAGGCATTATAATTAGTAGTAGCAGAGCATGAGATGTATGAAAGAACACAAATATTCCATTAAGTCATCTTGATCTCTATACTTTGCAGATTCCCCTTCTCAAAGTTTAACCCTTTGAAAGAACACAGCTTCTAAATTAccatacaaaaaataataataacattggCAATTGTTATGCATATACTTGTATATCGACGTCgaaaatgaataaattttttgGACATTTATAACTTGTTTTTACGGATTGCCATGGGAGACATATCTCGAGAGTCATTGCTCGACGTCCCGTGTTCGCTGCTCCCAAACTCTTGGCTGGATAATGCCATTTGCCTAAACTTCTTCATATCTGCATTATAAGTAGTTGTATCGTAGTCTGAGCTTCCATTGAATATGGAGCTTTGTCCAGGCTTTGTTCCTTCATTCAAATCATCCAGTGATACATCTCCTTCCAATGCACGTACAATCTGTGTAATTACCATTACTTTTTAGCCACATGCTATCTCAAATCATGTCAAATTCATAGACATTAAAAATGCTCTAATTTTTAGTTGATGGCAAAATGAGAAGTAACAAATTAAGTAGATGTACCTGGCTCATTTTTGGGCGCTTTCTCGCGGAATGGCGAATGCTGGCAGCAGCACAAGCAACCATGCGCTGCATCTCTTCTGGATTGTATATATTCTCCAACCGAGGATCAACCAATTCACTCGGCTTCCCATCCTCCAGTGATTTATTTAAAAGTGGCCGAGCCTATCAATCCAACCAATATTAATACTTTAAACTTAACAACAAAATTGCATGGATAAATATTTGAGGAAAAAATATATACTCTTAAtacgaaaaaataaaaatgtaagttGAATTTACCCAATCAACTAGGCTGTCTTCCATTGCATTTGTGGGATCCACAGGTTTCTTCCCTGTTATAAGTTCCAAAAGCATGACCCCAAATGAGAAAACATCTGATTTTTCTGTCAACTTCCCACTTGATGCATACTCTGGAGCCAAATACCTGTATCAATAATATTCAGTAATGTTAATTAGGATACGTAGAGGTGTACAGATTTGGTTTATGTGGAATATAAATTTCCGAGAGCTCATTTTTCAGCTAGCCAATGTCTAAAAAAAACTTTCAGATTGTTAATATTGTACTAAAAATACTATCTCATCGAAATTTCTAGACATATGTGAATGTTTGGATAATGTAAAtgttcgcctttttatcaattctagcttcacttttcaattttatcaattgTAACCTGAGCTGAAAGATTTTGCATTCATTTATTTTGACATTTTGATTGGACGAGTTCAAAAATTCATAGAATAAAACACATCAGAAACAtggaaatatattaaaaaggtTTACCCAAATGTACCCATGACACGTGTAGAGACATGAGTATAATTGTCAGACGAAAGCTTAGCCAATCCGAAATCAGCAACCTATATTAGCAACAACAGGAATATTACAAACTACAGCTATACTATGATTGCATAGAAACAGACAAAAAAAATTCCttctgaaaaacaaaaaataacatGTATGATAAGTGCCTACCATGGCTTCAAAGTTGAAATCAATGAGAATGTTAGGTGCTTTAATATCACGATGAATAATTCGAGGATGACCTGCCCATAGTTATAAACAACTAAAATGTGATTACATGATATACTTAATATATGTGAGAGAAAATTAGGAGTATGTGTGAATTTTTTACAATCTTCATGAAGGTAGGCAAGTCCTTTGGCTGAGCCTAATGCAATTCGCAACCTTGTCGGGAAATCCATGACGGGAACACCCTTTCCTGCATATAAAATGtttttagattatttatgtAGGGAAGATAATTGCTATCTACCTTATAAAATTACAGTATTAGCACACTCATCAATTGTTTGCCATAATTGCTCTAAATCATTTATATAGTGTAATCATGTTCAAGGCTAAAGTTTTAAATCTAGATATTATGTAAAAGACAATTCAGCAAACAAAATGTATGTAGAGAACATTTAGAATTAATAACTTACCGTGTAGGTGATATTCTAAGGTACCATTGGGAACAAATTCATATACCAAGATTCGTTGCTCTCCAGCAATACAGTATCCGACAAGTGACACAAGATGGCGATGATGAACACGGCTAATAATCTCAACTTCAGCCTGGAATTCCCGCTCTCCCTGTCCACTACCAGACTTAAGGCACTTAACTGCAATCTCCTTCCCATTAGGTAACACACCCTTGTGCACATACCCAAACCCTCCCTGTCCCAACAAATTAACTTGATCAAACCCGCCGGTTGCTGCTGCAAGCTCATCATATGTGAAGGTACTTCTGTTGAATCCAAGAGCAATATTTGGTGACGGAGGCGGCAATGGTGGACGGTGTGGGCCGGAGAAATTTGCGCTCATATCACCGCTCATCATCATTGGTGGAGGTGGAGGAGGTCCATGCCAACCACCACCTGGAGATGATCCCATTTGACCCGGTGACTGGTTTATCTTCATGATATGGTCTGGTCCCACTGGCTGTCCATTTTTCCAACTTGGCTGGCCTGAGCTGTTGTAATATGGGTCGCTACCTATGCATATATAAATCATTGCATTTACAGAAtgcttataaataaatatatattacatatttcACCCTAAGAATGTCAAaatgaaagagaaaaaaaatagatttgtaATACATGATAATTAGTTCGACTTGTTACCTTGTTGGTAAGCTCCATAGTATTGCATATGCTTatcctttttcttcttctttttgcaCAATTTTGCACCACATATTAGCAAAATTGCAATGATCAGTAACCCAAATCCAACCGTTACACCAACTATGATTTTTATCTGATCATTACTTAGACCACTGTTTTCTGTAGAGGAAGCTTGTGGTGGACCTGGTGGACCTGGTGGTGGCGGCCGTGATGATCTATGAGGCGGGGGAGGTGATGCTTGATTATTGGAATTGGGTGGAGGAGGAGGTGAGTCATTGCTTAAAGGTGGTGGTGGAGGTGATGAACGATTAGATTGTGGTGGAGGTGGTGGGGATGACAAACTATCTGGCGGAGGTGATGTAACGGACGGTGGGGGAGGAGCTGTGTCAGGTGGAGGTGCAGGTGGTGAAGGTACTGGAGATGAATTTGATGGTGGTGGTGCAGCTGGTGTAGGTGGTGAAGGTGGAGTGTTAGAATCAGGTGATGCAGCAGAAGAATTGCTAGGAGGTGAAGACATTTTAATTCCCTTATTACTATCTCATGAAGCACTTGATTCCGGCTAACAAATAATGTCCTGCGTTGTTAAAAACCCGCCGGAAACTCCACCTCTCCCCTAACTGCTCGTCTCAAGATTCGCAGACCCCTGAAACAATGTCATGGATCGTGACTCGCGAGCATTCATACGTCAAAACGATGATAATCGATGCATACATACACAAAACTAACCATGATGATCATTCTACATTAATTAACCAACCACCATAAACACAAAACATCCCACATTTGATCATATTCTTGACAAGGGTAGCAAAATTTATCAAGAATcgctaataaaaaaaaagaaagcttTAATTTAACATTGCAGAAGATTAAGATTAGATACCTGAAAAAAAGAGGTGGGATCTCAAAGCAAAGAGAAGGAAAAGCTGCTGCATCTCAAAATTCTCATTCTAGAGTGTGGTTGGGTTCCTACAAAGAAGGGCTGTCTGTTATCTTAGCCACTTGTCTAATTTGCTACCATTTCTCACTtcaatttgttttcaaattcttttacCATTTCAAGGCTACAGCTTTTCTTCTGCGCTCTTTTGCCTCATTAAAACAAATGACAGCCTCTACTTTTCTTAGGCATTTCGACAAACAGTTAACAGACATAAACTTATATCCACAATTTACGCTTGCTTACACACTTGTAACCGACTCATGATCAGATAAGAACATTCTTTATAACTTATAACCTTACTATATATAAACACAACATACATTTGAATCAATTTCATTATTCTCACTACACTTACAGACTAAAATTCTTGACTTTTTGTTTCCATCGATCATGATTTGATAATCTCAAAATCAAGTTTAAGTTCTTGCTTCTTTTGTATATCTTCTGTAGATTCAaacaaataattgaaattttctttACATCTTCCATCGTTGAAGAGTGTACAGAAATCgttatttggataatttttattttctgaaattgTATACAACATAACGAACAAGTACTATATGATTAaagtccattttttttaatcatagattaaactttattaaatgAGGTATGAAAAAATATAACGATAAAATGATTACTCCACACTATCAATTCAACCCCTCCAAAggatgaaagctgtaaatacaGTCACCCACCAGGAATTTTTTAACCACCAAATAGACCATCCAATTACAAACACGATtcgacaaaaaaattacaagtacgatttagaaattaaaacttaatttcaaaaaattaaaaaagttagattaaaaaattatctacTAAAACTATTCCGGTATCCTTGTCATCTAGGTAGAGGAATTTATTGCATTTATGAGGACTTGACAACCTCCTTCAAATGGTGGAAGAATTACTTTGCATATCTATAATTCAtagttttgtcattttcatttaaaaatcaaacggtTTAATTTCTGTTTTCATTTCcgttaaaattttagttatttcatTCAGCTTTTGTGTTAGTCAACTAAGGTGgtgtttgataaaactgaaaattaagtgctgaaaattaagtgctgaattttaagtgctgaaaataataattactgaAATTTTTAAATGCTGAACTAAATAAGTCTGTTTGATAACTGCAAGTCTGCAATTActgaatattattaaaattattattacattttaacctttaaaaattaactatttttaaagtaaaattattaaatatatattatatgttatttaaatttttaaaatataaataaataatatttaaaaaaacattataaatattacatatatcataaataaaaattatacattttaatCGCATATGTTGATAATTAATCCTTAAAGATTACAATGATGCCcccttttaatttgaaaataatccttcaaataaatttttaaaactctttaaaaccgtttaaatctGATATTTGATGTTGTGTGTTACAAACGAAAGTTCAAATAATGTTTAAGAGcggaaatattaaataaatgacatataaactataaaaaaaagtatagattaaaattaacatatctatagtaaaaatatagtaatttgcAATTTTAAGTGTTGATCtttgtaatattaaaataaaatgtgagataaaatatttttattcgttaGTAATAAATGCAAATAATAAGGATATAGAGTTTATTCAATGAgaaaactaatatttaataacttaatgcttttattaaaaa
Coding sequences within it:
- the LOC126678015 gene encoding proline-rich receptor-like protein kinase PERK4; translation: MSSPPSNSSAASPDSNTPPSPPTPAAPPPSNSSPVPSPPAPPPDTAPPPPSVTSPPPDSLSSPPPPPQSNRSSPPPPPLSNDSPPPPPNSNNQASPPPPHRSSRPPPPGPPGPPQASSTENSGLSNDQIKIIVGVTVGFGLLIIAILLICGAKLCKKKKKKDKHMQYYGAYQQGSDPYYNSSGQPSWKNGQPVGPDHIMKINQSPGQMGSSPGGGWHGPPPPPPMMMSGDMSANFSGPHRPPLPPPSPNIALGFNRSTFTYDELAAATGGFDQVNLLGQGGFGYVHKGVLPNGKEIAVKCLKSGSGQGEREFQAEVEIISRVHHRHLVSLVGYCIAGEQRILVYEFVPNGTLEYHLHGKGVPVMDFPTRLRIALGSAKGLAYLHEDCHPRIIHRDIKAPNILIDFNFEAMVADFGLAKLSSDNYTHVSTRVMGTFGYLAPEYASSGKLTEKSDVFSFGVMLLELITGKKPVDPTNAMEDSLVDWARPLLNKSLEDGKPSELVDPRLENIYNPEEMQRMVACAAASIRHSARKRPKMSQIVRALEGDVSLDDLNEGTKPGQSSIFNGSSDYDTTTYNADMKKFRQMALSSQEFGSSEHGTSSNDSRDMSPMAIRKNKL
- the LOC126678203 gene encoding U-box domain-containing protein 5 translates to MGTDAADVVETLPYNYSFKVHHSMCMELRKLVDRIDKVFPEIEDARPRCSTGIHSLCLLNGTTEKAKQILRHCCESSKLYLVLSGDAILSRCQRSRKDFEKSLGQIQTMVPTMLAAEISRVIDDLNGATFVLDPSDAEAGKAVRELIQQGTSASDSVDNFEMRTLQVAALKLHITSPKAILIEKRSIRKLLVSVGDNDPTKKKILKYLLYLLKKYGNLIMEEHIENSKAQESATFVSYANSSENNPPIEVGCGMGIKRSEASTDVLSSSMPPEEFKCPISMRVMYDPVVIASGQTFERMWIEKWFNDGNDTCPKTKMKLPHRVLTPNKAMKDLISKWCEKYGIPMSDPSIQEYGLLDISSTSIASLGISMNDLHLPLDISSVSLGSLDASYSLDSSRTKVADSSSLMSTWKTEDLHRFQSNECTQEAESKYLTRLSELQWDFQSKLIEDVKGYLQSSDQACHSLSSENFVEPLMRYLKDASEQRDVKAQLAGLQLLLTFASQSRSRISLLHEDAFDLLASFLESEVVKEALAVLEAVSSHSYCRSKITASGALVLIIKILDSQSKELQERAVRILLNLSSNSDICLEIINLDCTQKLVPFINDGSIARHCIVLLKKFCDAEEGRISVTETNGCIASISQLLESGSREEQEHAVSLLLTLCSQRVEYCQLVMDEGVIPSLVDISINGNEKGKASALELLRQFRNVPYENTQESVESDPETKKDAEEQQPQEKKSSSRFFRRPVFSKPGSLFTRKGR